One window of Maridesulfovibrio ferrireducens genomic DNA carries:
- a CDS encoding HD-GYP domain-containing protein produces the protein MLEKIQTKNLQEGMYIVCSANGYPGIPHNLANKYISTKDSILTLLRCDIREVLIDSSKSTVGESFPQTSYSEEILFARETYTKTLKIIQNIFETIENGGDLDIEQYGNNINPLLDSIERNSCATASLTILARTNKYIFTHSLNTAILSAILGRFMGLSRESIKELTISAMLMNIGTIWIPGDILNKKGKLTQQEFSEIKKHPVIACNYLKKQENISIDIIRAVLSHHERDDCSGYPEGLSGNEIPQYSRIISICDSYDAMTSERPYRDAMDPNMAIKHLYSMKNTAFHPRYLESFIKCIGIYPVGCFVKLSDGRYGVVMNNTPQAPLLPQIKIVFDSRFRATHPEYVDLSQRTSGSKGSNLEIVECIHPKTFKLELDRFLW, from the coding sequence ATGTTAGAAAAAATCCAAACAAAAAATCTTCAGGAAGGAATGTACATCGTTTGTTCAGCAAACGGATACCCCGGTATTCCGCATAATCTTGCAAACAAATATATATCAACTAAAGATAGTATTTTAACCTTACTTCGTTGTGACATTCGAGAAGTTCTTATAGACTCTTCTAAAAGTACCGTTGGAGAATCTTTCCCACAGACTTCCTACTCTGAAGAAATACTATTTGCCCGCGAAACGTACACGAAAACTTTAAAAATCATTCAAAATATATTTGAAACAATTGAAAACGGCGGAGATCTTGATATTGAGCAATACGGAAATAATATTAACCCGTTATTAGACTCAATTGAAAGAAACAGCTGTGCAACAGCAAGTCTGACTATTCTAGCTCGAACCAACAAATATATATTCACACACAGCCTGAACACTGCCATTTTAAGCGCAATCCTCGGAAGGTTCATGGGTCTTTCCCGCGAGTCAATCAAAGAGCTTACTATTTCCGCGATGCTGATGAATATCGGTACAATATGGATCCCCGGCGATATTTTAAATAAGAAAGGAAAGCTTACACAGCAAGAATTTTCGGAAATAAAAAAACACCCTGTAATTGCTTGTAACTATTTAAAAAAACAAGAAAATATTTCAATAGACATAATAAGAGCTGTTCTTTCACATCATGAACGAGATGATTGCTCCGGATATCCTGAAGGATTATCTGGAAATGAAATTCCACAATATTCCAGAATTATTTCAATTTGTGATTCCTATGATGCCATGACATCTGAGCGACCCTATAGAGACGCCATGGACCCCAATATGGCAATAAAACATCTCTATTCTATGAAAAACACAGCTTTTCACCCACGTTATTTGGAAAGTTTCATCAAATGTATAGGAATTTATCCTGTAGGGTGTTTTGTAAAACTGTCAGACGGGCGTTATGGGGTAGTAATGAACAACACTCCGCAAGCTCCCCTGTTACCTCAAATAAAAATTGTATTCGACAGCAGGTTCAGAGCAACTCACCCTGAGTATGTAGATCTCTCCCAAAGAACATCTGGAAGCAAAGGATCAAACTTAGAAATAGTTGAATGTATTCATCCGAAAACTTTCAAACTCGAATTAGATCGTTTTCTCTGGTAG
- a CDS encoding Hpt domain-containing protein — MSKNITEIIDSELKELVSNFMINTDLEIAALDAAFKKSDLATINRLGHNMKGSALNYGFIILAELGRSLERAALDEDIINIDQLLVQLKDYVARVEIVFEEK, encoded by the coding sequence ATGTCAAAAAATATTACGGAAATTATTGATAGTGAGTTAAAAGAACTCGTGAGTAATTTTATGATAAATACTGATTTGGAGATAGCAGCCTTGGATGCAGCTTTTAAAAAATCCGATTTAGCAACAATAAATAGGCTCGGGCATAATATGAAAGGCTCTGCGCTCAACTATGGTTTTATCATCCTCGCTGAGCTTGGGAGGAGTCTTGAAAGAGCTGCATTGGATGAGGATATTATAAACATAGATCAGTTGCTGGTTCAGCTTAAAGACTATGTTGCCCGTGTAGAGATAGTCTTTGAAGAAAAATAA
- a CDS encoding Tim44 domain-containing protein produces MKLLGYLVLPLTMICLLAIMAGDADARRFGGGRSFGSKPSFSKSYQKPTTATSTQSKAAGANKQSGFARPGMGLMGGLLAGTFLGSMLGGGMGGGGGGFFNILIIGLLIYLGFKFFKSRNGGSSSLFGQNKSQQQQAPPRQTNDNDLFARREQNSQNAWDHLSSKPASAPSAAPVDTEQDSPEIGVPAGFDSEDFLEGAKAIYTRLQASWDKRDIADIEQFANKTVVDEIKQQAAEDPTPSKTDIMLINARLLEVKEEGSNILATVYYDVLLREEANQSQPSQVREVWNFVKENNDSAMWKLDGLQQLED; encoded by the coding sequence ATGAAACTACTCGGGTACTTGGTTCTCCCGCTTACAATGATTTGTCTGCTTGCTATTATGGCCGGTGATGCAGATGCAAGGAGATTCGGTGGTGGTAGATCCTTCGGCAGTAAGCCATCTTTTTCAAAGTCGTATCAAAAACCTACCACAGCTACTTCTACACAAAGTAAGGCTGCAGGGGCGAATAAGCAGAGTGGCTTTGCCCGTCCCGGAATGGGGCTTATGGGTGGTCTGTTGGCAGGAACATTCCTAGGTTCTATGCTTGGTGGTGGAATGGGTGGCGGCGGCGGCGGATTTTTTAATATTTTGATTATCGGACTGTTAATTTATCTCGGATTTAAGTTTTTTAAATCGCGAAATGGCGGTTCCAGTTCTCTCTTTGGTCAGAATAAATCCCAACAGCAACAAGCGCCTCCAAGGCAGACAAACGACAACGATCTCTTCGCGCGTAGAGAGCAAAATTCTCAGAATGCGTGGGATCATCTTTCTTCTAAACCAGCATCAGCGCCGAGTGCCGCTCCTGTAGATACTGAGCAAGACAGTCCTGAAATAGGTGTTCCGGCCGGTTTTGATTCGGAAGATTTTCTTGAAGGTGCTAAGGCTATTTATACTCGTCTTCAAGCATCTTGGGATAAACGTGATATTGCTGATATTGAACAATTCGCGAATAAAACTGTTGTAGATGAAATAAAGCAGCAGGCCGCTGAAGATCCTACTCCTTCTAAAACTGATATTATGCTTATTAACGCCAGACTTCTTGAAGTTAAAGAAGAGGGTTCTAATATTCTGGCAACAGTTTATTATGATGTACTTCTCAGAGAAGAAGCTAATCAATCTCAGCCTTCTCAGGTTCGTGAAGTTTGGAATTTTGTTAAAGAAAATAACGACTCTGCAATGTGGAAGCTCGACGGTTTGCAGCAACTTGAAGATTAG
- a CDS encoding response regulator, whose amino-acid sequence MRILVVEDELASRKFLSHMMESYGQCDSAINGIEAVTMFEESIIKGEKYDLICMDIMMPEMDGQEALKKIREIENKHSILPKDESRVIMTTALSDPKTVIEAYYKGGATHYLVKPITLEKLNSIMSEIGLDV is encoded by the coding sequence ATAAGAATACTGGTAGTAGAAGATGAGCTTGCAAGCAGAAAATTTCTTTCGCATATGATGGAGAGTTATGGACAGTGTGATAGCGCTATTAACGGAATAGAGGCTGTAACGATGTTTGAAGAGTCCATAATCAAAGGCGAAAAATATGACTTGATTTGTATGGATATTATGATGCCGGAAATGGATGGTCAAGAAGCGCTTAAAAAGATTCGTGAAATTGAAAACAAACATTCAATACTCCCTAAGGATGAATCTCGCGTGATAATGACAACGGCTTTATCCGATCCGAAAACGGTTATCGAGGCTTATTACAAAGGGGGAGCTACGCACTACCTTGTAAAGCCTATTACTTTAGAAAAACTAAATAGTATTATGTCTGAAATCGGGCTAGATGTATGA
- a CDS encoding SHOCT domain-containing protein, with amino-acid sequence MINTILSIPFFINGKLGTGPHWDHWPFGPGYGDLNASLLKLAFVAVILGAIILFLRVLFGPKGFFRDKELDREAAEMRVKALKDLEADLESGAISELDYKFKKKRLLL; translated from the coding sequence ATGATCAATACGATTCTATCCATACCTTTTTTTATAAACGGAAAACTCGGCACCGGCCCTCATTGGGATCACTGGCCATTTGGCCCCGGATACGGAGATTTAAACGCATCACTGTTAAAGCTAGCTTTTGTTGCCGTAATATTAGGAGCTATCATTCTCTTTTTAAGAGTACTCTTCGGACCTAAAGGTTTTTTCAGAGATAAAGAACTTGATAGAGAAGCAGCAGAAATGCGTGTAAAAGCTCTCAAAGATCTAGAAGCTGATTTAGAATCAGGTGCTATATCAGAACTTGACTATAAATTTAAAAAGAAAAGACTATTACTCTAA
- a CDS encoding HD domain-containing protein — translation MITFKKIFSNFSLSYIENAEECELPDYQLKYDHSLRVLDNCQEICDSLNLYEKSASTYKIAALFHDTGRFPQYLKYKTFSDANSCNHATLGVKYILRKKLLEDLPKSQLRIILGAVALHNRNVLPSNISKELKFTTEIVRDSDKIDIMGVLLKHMKGVEPLSSVPLLDLKEKPDELTESVLLSLEACKQAAYREMNCLNDFRLLLLSWSYDLNFKWTKKQMIERGIVERIFSQLPKNQRIEKLYVPIMKQLKS, via the coding sequence ATGATTACTTTCAAAAAGATATTTTCAAACTTCAGCCTTTCTTATATCGAAAATGCTGAAGAATGTGAATTGCCGGATTATCAGCTGAAATATGACCACTCTTTAAGAGTGCTCGATAATTGTCAGGAGATTTGTGATTCTTTAAATCTTTATGAAAAATCTGCTTCAACCTACAAAATTGCAGCACTTTTCCATGATACAGGACGCTTTCCGCAATATCTGAAATATAAAACATTCAGTGATGCCAACTCTTGCAACCACGCAACTTTAGGAGTGAAATATATTCTTCGCAAAAAGTTGCTTGAAGATTTGCCAAAATCACAACTTCGTATCATACTCGGAGCAGTCGCCCTGCATAATAGGAATGTGCTTCCGTCGAATATATCCAAAGAACTCAAATTCACGACTGAAATAGTGCGGGATTCAGATAAAATAGATATTATGGGCGTTTTGCTTAAACATATGAAAGGGGTTGAGCCGTTAAGTTCAGTCCCCCTATTAGATTTAAAAGAAAAACCTGATGAGTTGACTGAATCTGTTTTATTATCTCTCGAAGCTTGTAAACAGGCCGCATATCGAGAAATGAATTGCTTAAACGATTTTCGCTTGTTGCTGCTAAGCTGGTCGTATGACCTTAATTTCAAATGGACAAAAAAACAGATGATAGAACGAGGAATTGTGGAAAGGATCTTTTCACAACTTCCCAAAAACCAGCGGATTGAAAAGCTATACGTCCCGATAATGAAGCAACTAAAATCTTAA
- a CDS encoding NAD(P)/FAD-dependent oxidoreductase gives MSETIQDIVILGTGPAGLQAAIHSARKGLKVLVLGKNDKSSLWWAHIENFCCTLEISGEQILKTGQIQAESFGAVFFNEDVLSIVPPDLMSPDGNVFTINTETKVFKTKSIIICTGTTRNKLGVPGEKELFGKGVSYCVECDGNFFRGEEVAVVGGESAAAGGALHLTHLASKTHLVAKKFSIAPELMQRLKDAGIIIHEGVDVKEITGGIGVDGLMLDDGNKLDVTGVFIELGAKGVMSLAAELGTSLDESMKFIETDKQQRTNVPGIFAAGDICGPPLQMAKAVGEGCVAGLAAAKFVNRSK, from the coding sequence ATGAGCGAAACGATCCAAGATATCGTCATATTAGGAACTGGCCCCGCAGGCTTGCAAGCAGCAATTCATTCTGCCAGAAAAGGGCTGAAAGTTCTGGTTCTCGGCAAAAATGACAAAAGCAGCCTCTGGTGGGCACACATCGAAAATTTCTGCTGTACTCTTGAGATTTCAGGGGAACAGATTCTAAAAACAGGACAGATACAGGCTGAAAGTTTCGGAGCTGTCTTTTTTAATGAAGATGTTCTCAGCATAGTTCCACCTGACCTTATGTCTCCTGATGGAAACGTATTCACCATCAACACCGAGACAAAAGTTTTTAAAACAAAATCTATCATTATATGCACAGGAACTACACGCAACAAGCTCGGAGTTCCCGGAGAAAAAGAACTTTTCGGAAAAGGTGTCAGCTACTGCGTTGAATGCGACGGTAACTTTTTCAGAGGAGAAGAAGTTGCAGTTGTAGGCGGTGAAAGTGCAGCAGCAGGCGGAGCTCTCCACCTGACTCATCTCGCATCCAAAACACATCTGGTTGCAAAAAAATTCTCAATAGCACCTGAGCTTATGCAGCGCCTCAAAGACGCAGGCATCATAATACATGAAGGTGTCGATGTTAAAGAAATCACTGGCGGAATCGGTGTAGACGGACTGATGCTGGACGATGGAAACAAACTTGATGTTACTGGCGTATTCATCGAGCTTGGAGCCAAAGGCGTTATGTCACTCGCAGCGGAACTCGGAACCTCGCTCGATGAATCCATGAAATTCATAGAAACAGACAAACAGCAACGTACAAATGTTCCGGGCATTTTCGCAGCCGGTGATATTTGCGGCCCTCCGCTTCAGATGGCAAAAGCTGTCGGTGAAGGATGTGTTGCAGGACTTGCCGCGGCAAAATTCGTAAATAGATCTAAATAA
- a CDS encoding HAD family acid phosphatase, with the protein MFVRFILVLFLFNAVGCVSTSAKRVNNPHQMISIPDARLRIFEYYEGGQYARDVEAKTREIEAAVKKAIASGVKYPAVIMSMEDVLVSTYNVRKKQGFADNSCARKALDYSVILGILPAIKPSVKVFESLLSRGIPVFIISHRPENLRVSILENLAGAGYSGWSGLYLLPPNHQDDSSGFYEEVRKGLHRTGINIVVTVGVIPSDIAGEQTGTPILYPNYIYSSR; encoded by the coding sequence TTGTTTGTACGGTTTATACTTGTTTTATTTCTTTTCAACGCAGTCGGTTGTGTTTCAACATCCGCAAAGCGTGTGAATAATCCTCATCAGATGATTTCAATTCCAGATGCACGTCTTCGAATTTTTGAATATTATGAGGGTGGGCAATATGCACGGGATGTTGAGGCTAAGACTCGCGAAATTGAAGCGGCAGTAAAGAAAGCCATTGCTAGCGGTGTGAAATATCCGGCTGTAATTATGTCGATGGAAGACGTTTTGGTATCAACTTACAATGTTAGAAAAAAGCAAGGGTTTGCGGATAATAGCTGTGCCCGTAAGGCTCTTGATTATAGTGTTATTCTTGGAATTCTACCTGCTATTAAACCTTCAGTAAAAGTTTTTGAATCCTTACTGTCACGCGGAATTCCAGTTTTTATAATTTCGCATAGGCCCGAAAATTTGAGAGTTTCTATCTTGGAAAATCTTGCAGGCGCAGGGTATTCCGGTTGGTCCGGTCTTTATTTGTTACCTCCGAACCACCAAGATGATTCAAGCGGTTTTTATGAAGAAGTCCGTAAAGGACTGCATAGGACCGGAATTAATATAGTTGTGACGGTTGGTGTTATTCCTTCCGATATTGCGGGAGAGCAGACAGGAACTCCGATTTTATATCCCAATTATATTTATTCATCACGCTGA
- a CDS encoding cytochrome c3 family protein, translated as MQKKFLPISIILILLLGLAVAGYMTPPEKQKVPVRILFKNSGGKVIFTHIKHHRDYEIPCDKCHHEREGQSNEPLPCGSCHPQTFDRDYVRDHINSFPDNTYCVKCHHAELGQLNFDHEAHEEYAEENCLTCHHGPEIEEEPQRCSNCHSNAGTKEVPSVRNAAHDRCVTCHEDQFKDGLKGCNPCHKMKNMKEYKGDSAPCEQCHQKAGKDLVLDRLNAFHDQCMVCHKELKKGPYKDNDCDKCHLR; from the coding sequence GTGCAGAAAAAATTTTTACCTATCTCAATTATTCTTATACTGTTGCTAGGATTAGCAGTAGCCGGATACATGACCCCTCCTGAAAAGCAGAAAGTTCCGGTGCGGATTTTATTTAAAAACAGTGGTGGAAAAGTAATCTTCACACATATCAAGCACCACAGAGATTATGAAATCCCCTGCGACAAATGCCATCATGAGCGTGAGGGGCAAAGCAACGAACCTCTTCCCTGCGGTTCATGCCATCCGCAAACTTTTGACCGCGATTATGTTCGCGATCACATCAATTCATTCCCGGACAATACATACTGCGTAAAATGTCATCATGCTGAACTTGGTCAACTTAACTTTGATCATGAAGCTCACGAAGAATATGCTGAAGAAAATTGTCTTACGTGTCATCATGGACCGGAAATAGAAGAAGAACCGCAAAGATGTTCTAACTGTCACTCAAATGCCGGGACCAAAGAAGTCCCGAGTGTTCGAAATGCAGCCCATGATCGTTGTGTGACCTGCCATGAAGATCAATTCAAGGACGGCCTTAAGGGCTGCAATCCATGTCATAAAATGAAAAACATGAAAGAATATAAAGGCGACAGCGCACCTTGTGAGCAATGTCATCAAAAAGCGGGCAAAGATTTAGTTCTGGATCGCCTGAATGCGTTCCATGATCAATGCATGGTCTGCCACAAGGAACTTAAGAAAGGCCCTTACAAAGATAATGATTGTGACAAATGTCATTTAAGATAA
- a CDS encoding 4Fe-4S dicluster domain-containing protein has translation MNPIFLLTPSDRGPVLKIREQNLSSALLISLEITELTPLVGKEELVAKGQKIASDPQNKLPSVHSSVSGKVLDVKKDFILIEEEGERVAAPLTLDNSDSSSMLSYLREAGIDVSGLKQGCTLIINTVPAEAGIDGHRFLIEEFNQIMSEGLDFLKEALSPKASAIAVPQGMSWTLPGCTGHEIKPVYPNGLAPMVVKAVTGKEMPSGVSVIDAATLYRIGRTVHGKQPVTEIMVKVGNTLFQAPVGTTVKLLTSKAGFKLSDGDRVVLGGPLSGRAVYSLNHGIPADTQGVTVIAGSNTPVAKDSPCLGCGECVIKCPARLMPNMISRHAEFGLFENTQAYFIASCFECGLCAYWCTAQRPLLQYIRLAKKELFSKPILEDLRK, from the coding sequence ATGAACCCTATTTTTTTACTTACTCCATCAGACCGTGGTCCGGTGCTGAAAATAAGAGAACAGAACCTGAGTTCCGCTCTATTGATTTCTTTGGAAATTACAGAGCTGACACCGCTTGTCGGGAAAGAAGAACTTGTTGCTAAAGGGCAGAAAATTGCCAGCGACCCTCAAAACAAACTTCCAAGCGTACACTCTTCTGTTTCAGGAAAAGTGCTGGATGTAAAAAAAGATTTTATCCTCATTGAAGAAGAAGGTGAACGGGTTGCAGCGCCGCTGACACTCGACAATTCAGACAGCTCTTCTATGCTCAGCTACCTGCGGGAAGCAGGAATTGATGTCAGCGGACTCAAACAAGGATGCACCCTGATCATCAACACTGTTCCGGCAGAAGCCGGAATTGATGGACATAGATTTTTAATCGAAGAATTCAATCAAATAATGAGTGAAGGGTTGGATTTCCTTAAAGAAGCCCTTTCACCGAAAGCATCAGCTATAGCCGTGCCGCAAGGCATGTCATGGACTCTGCCCGGATGCACAGGACATGAAATAAAGCCTGTCTATCCTAACGGCTTAGCGCCTATGGTTGTTAAAGCTGTAACAGGTAAAGAGATGCCTTCCGGCGTTTCCGTAATCGATGCGGCAACTCTGTATAGAATCGGCCGGACGGTTCACGGTAAACAGCCTGTCACTGAAATTATGGTTAAGGTCGGAAACACACTCTTTCAAGCGCCCGTCGGCACAACGGTAAAACTGCTCACCAGCAAAGCAGGATTCAAGTTATCTGACGGCGACAGAGTTGTTCTGGGTGGACCTTTATCAGGAAGAGCAGTTTATTCATTGAACCACGGAATCCCTGCCGATACACAGGGGGTAACCGTCATTGCCGGAAGCAATACCCCTGTAGCAAAAGATTCCCCCTGCCTCGGGTGCGGCGAATGTGTCATTAAATGTCCGGCAAGACTGATGCCGAACATGATCTCACGTCATGCGGAGTTCGGCCTTTTTGAAAATACTCAGGCATATTTTATTGCCTCATGTTTTGAATGCGGACTTTGCGCTTACTGGTGCACGGCTCAACGCCCCTTGTTACAATATATACGATTGGCAAAAAAAGAACTTTTCAGCAAACCGATACTTGAAGACCTTCGGAAGTAG